From Alienimonas californiensis, a single genomic window includes:
- a CDS encoding ABC transporter permease, giving the protein MTLRLLPWDYGIRNLARRPVRSLLTLAALATVVLLMLVVVGFIRGLETSLAVSGDPDVMLVYSLGAEENIENSAVPARTAGVLEASLSGIRQRSGVAYVSPELYFGTRVGGGDVTSLGLVRGVTPTASLVRRSVRITSGAWPGPGEILAGRLAHAKLGVPANALRPGSTVTFENRDWTVSGTFSAGGSAFESELWCRLPDLQSALNRQDLGLVALTLAPDGSAGEIDLFSKQRKDLEITATPETAYYGAMQTHYKPVRILAWAVVALVAGAGAFAGLNMMYGAVAGRTREIAALRAIGFRRRAVLLSLIQEGLVLAAAASLLAGTAALLLINGLSVRFTMGAFALRVDGTTLLIGCGVGLLLGAAGAVPPALKALRRPIAESLKAI; this is encoded by the coding sequence ATGACGCTCCGCCTGCTCCCGTGGGATTACGGCATTCGCAACCTGGCCCGGCGGCCGGTGCGCAGCCTGCTGACGCTGGCGGCGCTGGCCACGGTGGTGTTGTTGATGCTCGTGGTCGTGGGCTTCATCCGCGGCTTGGAGACGTCGCTGGCCGTCAGCGGCGATCCCGACGTGATGCTCGTCTATTCGCTGGGGGCGGAGGAGAACATCGAGAACTCCGCCGTCCCGGCCCGCACCGCCGGCGTCCTTGAAGCCAGCCTGAGCGGCATCCGGCAGCGGTCGGGCGTCGCCTACGTGTCTCCAGAGTTGTACTTCGGCACCCGCGTCGGCGGCGGAGACGTCACGTCGCTGGGGCTGGTCCGCGGGGTGACGCCCACTGCATCGCTTGTTCGCCGGTCCGTGCGGATCACCTCCGGCGCCTGGCCGGGGCCGGGCGAAATCCTCGCCGGGCGGCTGGCCCACGCCAAGCTCGGCGTGCCCGCGAACGCCCTGAGGCCCGGCTCAACGGTGACGTTCGAAAACCGCGATTGGACGGTCAGCGGCACGTTTTCCGCGGGCGGATCGGCGTTCGAATCGGAACTCTGGTGCCGGCTGCCGGACCTGCAGTCCGCCCTCAATCGGCAGGACCTCGGGCTGGTCGCCCTCACCCTCGCCCCCGACGGCTCCGCCGGGGAGATCGATCTGTTCTCCAAGCAGCGGAAGGACCTCGAGATCACCGCCACGCCGGAGACCGCCTACTACGGCGCGATGCAGACGCACTACAAGCCGGTGCGGATTCTCGCCTGGGCGGTGGTGGCGCTGGTCGCCGGCGCCGGGGCGTTCGCCGGGTTGAATATGATGTACGGCGCCGTCGCCGGGCGGACGCGGGAGATCGCCGCCCTGCGAGCGATCGGCTTCCGCCGCCGGGCCGTGCTGCTGAGCCTCATCCAGGAGGGGCTCGTGCTGGCCGCCGCCGCCTCGCTGCTGGCGGGGACTGCGGCGCTGCTGCTGATCAACGGGCTGTCGGTCCGGTTCACGATGGGCGCCTTCGCCCTGCGGGTGGACGGAACGACGCTGCTGATCGGCTGCGGCGTCGGATTACTGCTCGGCGCCGCGGGGGCCGTCCCGCCGGCCCTCAAGGCCCTGCGTCGCCCGATCGCGGAGAGCCTCAAAGCGATTTGA
- a CDS encoding polysaccharide biosynthesis protein, with the protein MLAILDQGVVSGTRFVTTVAVGRAAGEAELGVYALAAAGLIFAGVAQEAIVTKPYTVLREGDADPGYAGSALLQHVGLGGGLAAALLIAAAAAAAAGATAAAAVLAALAVVTPLSLLWEFARRMSFAHLHLRTALAVDCGLAAMQLGALAGLWATGRLTALTALAATGAGAAVAGAIWLARARASLRFARGRAGEDWRRSWRFGRWILAAQLCGQACGNAPHWILAAAVGMAATGRFAAAQNVVLLCNPLILAVGSLLVAQTAAARRSGGPAAVRGVTVQTAIALTGLTGLFWFGLLFAAEPLLGLVYGSSFTSAAPVILLLGLAPLAWSLSTAFEAGLSAIDRPELGFRAMLAGLLATVVAAVPLTIFYGAAGAAATVAIGSAVSAAALAVPFLRLTAPPAPHA; encoded by the coding sequence GTGTTGGCGATCCTGGATCAGGGGGTGGTGAGCGGGACGCGGTTCGTCACCACGGTGGCCGTGGGGCGGGCGGCCGGAGAGGCGGAGTTGGGCGTCTACGCTTTGGCGGCGGCAGGACTGATTTTCGCCGGGGTGGCGCAGGAGGCGATCGTGACCAAGCCCTACACCGTGCTGCGGGAGGGCGACGCCGATCCCGGCTACGCCGGCAGCGCCCTGCTGCAACACGTCGGGCTGGGCGGGGGATTGGCGGCCGCGTTGCTGATCGCCGCCGCCGCGGCCGCGGCGGCGGGGGCGACGGCCGCCGCGGCCGTGCTGGCGGCGCTGGCGGTCGTCACGCCGCTCTCCCTGCTCTGGGAGTTCGCCCGCCGGATGAGTTTCGCTCACCTGCACCTCCGCACTGCCCTGGCGGTGGACTGCGGTCTGGCGGCGATGCAACTGGGGGCGTTGGCGGGGCTGTGGGCGACCGGGCGGCTCACCGCCCTCACCGCCTTGGCGGCGACCGGGGCGGGGGCGGCCGTCGCGGGGGCGATCTGGCTGGCGCGGGCGCGGGCCTCGCTCCGGTTCGCAAGGGGGCGGGCCGGCGAGGACTGGCGGCGGAGCTGGCGGTTCGGCCGCTGGATCCTCGCCGCTCAACTGTGCGGACAGGCCTGTGGCAACGCCCCGCACTGGATCCTCGCGGCAGCGGTCGGAATGGCGGCGACCGGCCGGTTCGCGGCGGCGCAGAACGTCGTGCTGCTCTGCAATCCGCTGATCCTCGCCGTGGGCAGCCTGTTGGTCGCCCAAACCGCCGCCGCTCGACGGTCCGGCGGTCCGGCGGCGGTCCGCGGGGTGACGGTGCAGACCGCGATCGCGTTGACGGGGCTCACGGGGCTGTTCTGGTTCGGACTGCTGTTCGCCGCCGAACCGTTGCTGGGCCTGGTGTACGGGTCGAGCTTCACCTCGGCGGCGCCCGTCATCCTGCTGCTGGGCTTGGCTCCGCTGGCGTGGTCCCTGAGTACCGCCTTCGAGGCGGGACTCTCCGCAATCGACCGGCCGGAACTCGGGTTTCGGGCAATGCTCGCCGGGCTGCTGGCGACGGTCGTCGCCGCCGTTCCGCTCACCATCTTCTACGGAGCGGCGGGAGCGGCGGCGACCGTCGCGATCGGCAGCGCCGTCTCCGCCGCCGCCCTCGCCGTTCCGTTCCTCCGTCTCACCGCCCCCCCGGCCCCGCACGCATGA
- a CDS encoding heavy-metal-associated domain-containing protein, translating into MNAALPTLRALCGVFLLTAATTASAAPESPATTAAPAATVITVGEMCGGCVKRIEATLNPVDGIAKVRCDIQKKTVTVWPDPQVKLSPKWLWEAMESIGKTPEKLVGPSGTFTEKPKS; encoded by the coding sequence ATGAACGCCGCCCTCCCCACCCTGCGCGCCCTCTGCGGCGTCTTCTTGCTGACCGCCGCGACGACGGCGTCCGCGGCGCCCGAGAGCCCGGCGACGACCGCCGCCCCCGCCGCGACCGTTATCACCGTCGGCGAGATGTGCGGCGGATGCGTGAAGCGGATCGAAGCGACGCTGAACCCCGTCGACGGCATCGCCAAGGTGCGGTGCGACATCCAGAAGAAGACTGTCACGGTGTGGCCCGATCCGCAGGTGAAGCTCTCGCCCAAGTGGTTGTGGGAGGCGATGGAGTCGATCGGCAAGACCCCGGAGAAGCTGGTCGGCCCGAGCGGCACCTTCACTGAGAAGCCCAAATCCTGA
- a CDS encoding glycosyltransferase family 2 protein — protein sequence MSVAPPVVVGMPVRNAERYLPEALDSLLGQTFGDFELVISDNASTDGTEALCRAAAARDDRVRYERLSENVGAIENFNRLARAARGCYFKWAASDDLCSPTFLERCVERLDGDGALAWCHPLTRHIDGDGDPIAAQDDPAIPAGEPNHSLTRVGATGMRFDRTAAAAWRRFRAVVLGTTWCSDSYGLIRLDALRRTALLPPFFGAEKVLMADLALHGRFAEIPEVLFSQRIHADAASNLGGADAERTFARAAAGAGKFSSTRLALLRGYASAVRRADLSAADRFHCFTTLGLYVGQVGKWGRVLKSAAAGRGVGDDTFRKVAARRTASRTRSVEESDR from the coding sequence ATGAGCGTCGCCCCGCCCGTGGTCGTCGGGATGCCGGTCCGCAACGCAGAACGTTATCTCCCCGAGGCGCTGGACTCCCTGCTGGGGCAGACGTTCGGGGATTTTGAGCTGGTGATCTCCGATAACGCCTCGACCGACGGCACGGAGGCCCTCTGCCGCGCCGCGGCCGCCCGCGACGACCGCGTGCGCTACGAGCGACTGTCGGAAAACGTGGGGGCTATCGAGAACTTTAACCGTCTGGCCCGTGCCGCCCGCGGGTGCTACTTCAAGTGGGCCGCCTCCGACGACCTGTGCTCGCCCACGTTTCTTGAGCGCTGCGTGGAACGGCTGGACGGCGACGGCGCCCTCGCCTGGTGCCACCCGCTGACCCGTCACATTGACGGCGACGGCGACCCGATCGCGGCCCAGGACGACCCCGCCATCCCCGCCGGCGAGCCGAACCATAGCCTGACCCGCGTCGGCGCCACCGGCATGCGGTTCGACCGCACCGCGGCGGCGGCGTGGCGGCGATTTCGGGCGGTCGTGCTGGGGACGACCTGGTGTTCGGACAGCTACGGCCTGATTCGCCTCGACGCCCTCCGGAGAACCGCGCTGCTGCCGCCGTTCTTCGGGGCGGAGAAAGTGCTCATGGCCGATCTCGCCCTGCACGGCCGGTTCGCGGAGATTCCGGAGGTGCTCTTTTCGCAGCGGATCCACGCTGACGCCGCGAGCAACCTCGGCGGGGCGGACGCCGAACGCACCTTCGCCCGCGCGGCGGCGGGAGCCGGGAAGTTCTCGTCCACCCGTCTGGCCCTGCTGCGGGGGTACGCCTCCGCGGTGCGGCGGGCGGACCTGTCCGCCGCCGACCGATTCCACTGCTTCACCACATTGGGGCTCTACGTCGGGCAGGTGGGCAAGTGGGGCCGGGTATTGAAGTCCGCGGCGGCCGGCCGGGGCGTCGGCGACGACACCTTCCGCAAGGTGGCCGCCCGCCGAACGGCCTCTCGCACGCGCTCCGTCGAGGAGTCCGATCGATGA
- a CDS encoding ABC transporter permease, with protein MFKFLPYVFKGLWRHGMRTFLTAGGAAVALFVFCFVASVQEGLNRLTAGGDADRTLIVFQENRFCPTSSRLPEDYARTIRAVSGVRDVMPVQVWTNNCRASLDIVVFNGAAPKQLRENRGLTLLSGDWASFESRRDAAIVGRSLARRRGLAVGDTFSIGDLSVQVAGVFASPVAAEENVAFTSLEFLQYTRGLDAAGLVTMHEVALAPDADADATAREIDIALAAGPVATTTRRKGAFQASTLSDLVDLIGFAHWLGFACVGLVLALVATTTVMAVQDRVKEHAVLQTLGVRPTRVFGLVVCESLLICLLGGLVGTAAATAILAFGGLAVGAEGVTIAFRPSLSLALTAAGVSAAVGLLAGVIPAWHAARTNIVSALNTA; from the coding sequence ATGTTCAAGTTCCTCCCCTACGTCTTCAAAGGCCTGTGGCGGCACGGGATGCGCACCTTTCTGACTGCTGGCGGGGCGGCGGTGGCGTTGTTCGTGTTCTGCTTCGTCGCCTCCGTGCAGGAGGGTCTGAACCGCCTGACCGCCGGCGGGGACGCCGACCGCACGCTGATCGTCTTTCAGGAGAACCGCTTCTGCCCGACCAGCAGCCGGCTGCCGGAGGACTACGCCCGCACGATTCGCGCGGTGTCCGGGGTGCGGGACGTGATGCCGGTGCAGGTCTGGACGAATAACTGCCGGGCGAGCCTGGACATCGTCGTTTTCAACGGGGCGGCGCCGAAGCAACTGCGGGAGAACCGCGGACTGACGCTGCTCTCCGGCGACTGGGCGAGCTTCGAGAGCCGGCGGGATGCGGCGATCGTCGGCCGGTCGCTGGCCCGGCGGCGGGGGCTGGCGGTGGGGGACACGTTTTCGATCGGCGACCTCAGCGTGCAGGTGGCCGGGGTCTTCGCCTCGCCGGTCGCAGCGGAGGAGAACGTGGCGTTCACCAGCCTGGAGTTCCTCCAGTACACCCGCGGCCTCGACGCCGCCGGGCTGGTGACGATGCACGAGGTCGCCCTCGCCCCGGATGCCGACGCGGACGCCACGGCCCGCGAGATCGACATTGCCCTCGCCGCCGGCCCCGTCGCCACGACAACCCGCCGCAAGGGGGCCTTCCAGGCGAGCACGCTGTCGGATCTGGTGGACCTGATCGGCTTCGCCCACTGGCTCGGCTTCGCCTGCGTGGGCCTGGTGCTGGCGCTCGTCGCCACGACGACCGTGATGGCCGTGCAGGACCGGGTGAAGGAACACGCGGTGCTGCAAACCCTCGGCGTGCGGCCGACGCGGGTGTTCGGGTTGGTCGTCTGCGAGAGCCTCCTGATTTGCCTGCTCGGCGGTCTGGTCGGCACGGCCGCGGCGACGGCAATCCTGGCGTTCGGCGGGCTGGCCGTAGGCGCGGAGGGGGTGACGATCGCCTTCCGCCCGTCGCTGTCGCTGGCGCTGACCGCCGCGGGGGTCTCCGCCGCGGTGGGACTGCTGGCCGGGGTCATCCCCGCGTGGCACGCGGCCCGGACGAACATTGTCTCCGCATTGAATACGGCATAG
- a CDS encoding ABC transporter ATP-binding protein: MALVEVRGLKKAFKKGGETVTPLAGVDLDIHQGDFVSMMGPSGTGKSTLLNAVAGIDPPDAGTITVAGTEITAMSRTKLADWRAAHLGYIFQTHNLVPVLTAYENVELPTLLASLSRTQRRERVELALEAVGLTDRADHLPKQLSGGQEQRVGIARAIVMNPTLVVADEPTGSLDAATSEQIQTLLVRLNEELGMTLLMVTHDAAVANLAGRRLRLDGGQIVELPAKSNARPASPSPAGGALAA; this comes from the coding sequence ATGGCGTTAGTCGAAGTGCGCGGCCTGAAGAAGGCCTTCAAGAAGGGCGGCGAGACCGTCACCCCGCTGGCCGGCGTCGATCTGGACATTCATCAGGGGGACTTCGTCTCCATGATGGGTCCCAGCGGCACCGGCAAGAGCACGCTGCTGAACGCCGTCGCCGGCATCGACCCGCCGGACGCCGGCACGATCACCGTCGCCGGGACGGAGATCACCGCGATGTCCCGCACCAAGCTGGCCGACTGGCGGGCGGCCCACCTCGGCTACATTTTTCAGACGCATAACCTGGTGCCGGTGCTGACGGCCTACGAGAACGTCGAACTGCCCACCCTGCTGGCCTCGCTGTCGCGGACGCAGCGGCGGGAGCGGGTCGAGTTGGCCCTGGAAGCGGTCGGCCTGACCGACCGGGCGGATCACCTGCCCAAACAGCTCTCCGGCGGGCAGGAACAGCGGGTCGGCATCGCCCGGGCGATCGTGATGAACCCCACCCTCGTCGTCGCCGACGAACCCACCGGCAGCCTCGACGCCGCAACCAGCGAACAGATTCAGACCCTGCTCGTCCGGTTGAACGAGGAACTGGGCATGACGCTGCTGATGGTGACCCACGACGCCGCCGTGGCGAACCTCGCCGGCCGCCGGCTGCGGCTGGACGGCGGGCAGATCGTCGAACTGCCCGCCAAATCCAACGCCCGCCCCGCATCGCCGTCGCCGGCAGGCGGCGCGCTCGCTGCGTGA
- a CDS encoding phytanoyl-CoA dioxygenase family protein: MTDVYFNADHPDERRRENLYAGAIYVDGANDATRALCDFARALSEEAFAPHDPRDAQHALSVEEYNAVLKDLKPSFIHHPDSKTLIRDVLRAAGCDLDRTYTDVPRLRTATSHGYLTSGLAYAFKPHRDTWYSPPQCQLNWWLPVYPMEAGNGMAFHPHYWDRAIRNSSAEFNYQDWQTGGRKAAHDQGKSDTRVQSEALEELELEPALRLVPEAGGLIVFSAAHLHSTVPNETGRTRLSIDFRTVNRDDLEAGRGAPNVDSACGGTTTMDYLRAADFSHLPDELIARYAQDRPDWAAPATAA; encoded by the coding sequence ATGACGGACGTCTACTTCAACGCCGACCACCCCGACGAGCGCCGCCGGGAGAACCTGTACGCCGGGGCGATCTACGTCGACGGCGCCAACGACGCGACGCGGGCGCTCTGCGATTTTGCGCGGGCGCTGTCGGAGGAAGCGTTCGCCCCGCACGACCCGCGGGACGCCCAACACGCGCTGTCGGTGGAAGAGTACAACGCCGTCTTGAAGGACCTCAAACCGAGTTTTATTCACCACCCGGACAGCAAGACCCTCATTCGGGACGTCCTGCGGGCAGCGGGCTGCGATCTCGACCGCACCTACACGGACGTGCCCCGACTGCGGACGGCGACCTCGCACGGCTACCTGACCAGCGGGTTGGCCTACGCGTTCAAGCCGCACCGAGACACCTGGTACTCCCCGCCGCAGTGCCAACTGAACTGGTGGCTGCCCGTGTACCCGATGGAAGCCGGCAACGGGATGGCTTTCCACCCGCACTACTGGGACCGGGCGATCCGCAACTCGTCCGCGGAGTTTAATTATCAGGACTGGCAGACCGGCGGGCGGAAGGCGGCCCACGACCAGGGAAAAAGTGACACCCGGGTGCAATCCGAGGCGCTGGAGGAACTCGAACTGGAGCCGGCCCTGCGGCTGGTCCCGGAGGCGGGCGGACTGATCGTGTTTAGCGCGGCCCACCTGCATTCGACGGTCCCCAACGAGACCGGTCGCACGCGACTGAGCATCGATTTCCGCACCGTCAACCGGGACGACCTGGAAGCCGGTCGCGGGGCGCCGAACGTAGACAGCGCCTGCGGGGGCACCACGACGATGGACTATCTGCGAGCCGCAGACTTTTCGCACCTGCCCGACGAGCTGATCGCCCGTTACGCGCAGGATCGGCCGGATTGGGCCGCCCCCGCGACCGCCGCCTGA
- a CDS encoding acyl carrier protein, translating into MTASQASPDAAHPAPAIRAFVHEQFPLAAQRDLSDDDSLLDSGAVDSLGILDLVGFLESRFEIQIADEDVVGEHFDSVAAMAEFVESKRAGI; encoded by the coding sequence ATGACCGCTTCTCAGGCAAGTCCCGACGCCGCGCATCCCGCCCCCGCGATCCGCGCGTTCGTTCACGAGCAGTTCCCGCTCGCCGCCCAGCGGGATCTCAGCGACGACGATTCCCTGCTGGACAGCGGAGCCGTCGACTCGCTCGGGATTCTCGATCTCGTCGGCTTTCTGGAGAGTCGATTTGAAATTCAGATCGCGGACGAGGACGTGGTCGGCGAGCACTTCGACTCGGTCGCCGCGATGGCCGAATTTGTGGAATCCAAGCGGGCAGGGATCTGA
- a CDS encoding class I SAM-dependent methyltransferase produces the protein MTNARCCPGCGSDRLTDLFEATGQPVHVGIFGETAEQARALPTGEITLAHCGRCGLVHNRSFEPAKLGYRPGYEVALHHSATFRDYLDGLIDGLIDRFDLRGKRALEIGCGDGYFLTRLAERAGLHGVGVDPTAPREGRELAGDGTVELIRAYFDEGTARRVNDPPVEFVACLSAFEHVPQPAGLLKTVREMAGGRAGGLYFETFDARRALGRGEIWSVHYEQCNLFGAASLAALFQHAGLTVTDAGNCYAGDQYAYVDAVAGPAPADPPQDLEPDGLPPELAKFRETYRARHAEWTARLAEWRATGKTAAFWGAAGKGVTFLNSLPLAGPGDGVVEAVVDSNPDKHGKFLPGTGHPIVPPEALAANPPDAIVLSNALYEREIRARAEELGVTCEFHVA, from the coding sequence ATGACCAATGCCCGCTGCTGTCCCGGGTGCGGCTCGGACCGGCTGACCGACCTGTTCGAGGCGACCGGCCAGCCGGTGCACGTCGGCATTTTCGGCGAGACCGCCGAACAGGCCCGTGCCCTGCCGACCGGCGAAATCACGCTCGCCCACTGCGGGCGCTGCGGGCTGGTGCACAACCGATCGTTCGAACCGGCGAAACTCGGGTATCGGCCGGGGTACGAGGTCGCGCTGCACCATTCCGCGACCTTCCGCGATTATCTCGACGGACTGATCGACGGGCTCATCGACCGGTTCGACCTGCGCGGCAAAAGGGCGCTGGAGATCGGCTGCGGCGACGGCTACTTCCTGACCCGTCTGGCGGAGCGGGCCGGGCTGCACGGGGTCGGCGTCGACCCGACCGCCCCCCGCGAGGGCCGCGAGCTGGCCGGGGACGGTACGGTCGAGCTGATCCGGGCTTACTTCGACGAGGGAACTGCCCGCCGCGTGAATGATCCGCCGGTCGAGTTCGTCGCCTGCCTGTCGGCGTTCGAACACGTCCCCCAGCCGGCGGGGTTGTTGAAGACCGTGCGGGAGATGGCGGGCGGGCGGGCGGGCGGGCTGTATTTCGAAACCTTCGACGCCCGCCGGGCGCTCGGTCGCGGGGAGATTTGGAGCGTCCACTACGAGCAGTGCAACCTGTTTGGGGCCGCGTCCCTGGCCGCGTTGTTCCAACATGCGGGACTGACGGTGACGGACGCCGGCAACTGCTACGCCGGCGACCAATACGCCTACGTCGACGCGGTCGCCGGTCCCGCCCCCGCGGACCCGCCGCAGGACCTGGAGCCGGACGGCCTGCCGCCGGAACTGGCGAAGTTCCGCGAGACTTACCGGGCCAGGCACGCCGAATGGACCGCCCGGCTGGCCGAATGGCGGGCGACGGGCAAGACGGCGGCGTTCTGGGGGGCGGCGGGTAAAGGGGTGACGTTCCTGAACTCCCTGCCGCTCGCGGGACCGGGGGACGGCGTGGTCGAAGCGGTCGTCGATTCCAACCCGGACAAGCACGGCAAGTTTCTGCCCGGAACCGGGCACCCGATCGTCCCGCCCGAAGCCCTCGCGGCGAACCCGCCGGACGCGATCGTCCTCTCCAACGCCCTGTACGAGCGGGAGATCCGCGCCCGGGCGGAAGAACTGGGCGTGACCTGCGAGTTCCACGTCGCCTGA
- a CDS encoding efflux RND transporter periplasmic adaptor subunit, with translation MSDLAEPPLDLSRLAFDRAPQGAAAKPKRRQSRGRLLARVVLPAVVLGGFLAMIGWAARDLWRTAKPVTIVPVVVRQAEVRRAGTPLFQAAGWVEPRPTPTYVSALSSGVVEELLVVAGQEVDAGEVVARLVSADSELAVRQAEADLSLAEADLAGAEAERAAAEQLYQQPFARRAALAEADATLAEVEGEQDALPARLAAAEARLRFAEQNRDGRQAARGSVSGRLLQEAESEADRAAAALAELRSLQTSLPKRAEALRRRRDALAEQTELRIEESNRLAAAAAAVRAAEARRGQAEVALEIARLRLDRMTLRSPADGRVLAVLAPPGSFVTGQEAQSNAEGSAVVSLYDPAMLQVRADVRLEDVPRVVRGQPVTVETAAADEPIAGRVLETTSAANVQKNTLEVKVALENPPPAVRPEMLVKATFLAPPSDEESVGEEQRERLLVPRRLVEGEGDARSVWLAAAGNVARRQPVTLGEAGTEELIEVSDGLRPTDKLLVAGREGLEDGDRIEITGEDAG, from the coding sequence ATGAGCGACCTCGCCGAACCGCCGCTGGACTTGAGCCGCCTGGCCTTCGACCGCGCCCCCCAGGGGGCCGCGGCGAAGCCGAAGCGGCGGCAGAGCCGCGGTCGTCTGCTGGCCCGCGTCGTGCTGCCGGCGGTGGTACTCGGCGGGTTCCTGGCGATGATCGGCTGGGCCGCCCGCGATCTGTGGCGGACGGCGAAGCCGGTGACGATCGTCCCGGTGGTCGTGCGACAGGCGGAGGTGCGTCGGGCGGGCACGCCGCTGTTTCAGGCGGCGGGCTGGGTCGAACCGCGGCCGACGCCGACCTACGTCTCCGCCCTGAGCAGCGGGGTCGTGGAGGAGTTGCTGGTCGTCGCCGGGCAAGAGGTGGACGCCGGGGAGGTGGTCGCGCGGCTGGTGTCCGCAGACAGCGAACTCGCCGTGCGTCAGGCGGAGGCGGACCTGAGCCTTGCCGAGGCGGACCTCGCCGGCGCCGAGGCGGAACGCGCGGCGGCGGAGCAGTTGTACCAGCAGCCGTTCGCCCGCCGGGCCGCGTTGGCGGAGGCCGACGCCACGCTCGCCGAGGTGGAGGGAGAGCAGGACGCCCTGCCGGCCCGACTCGCTGCCGCCGAGGCCCGGCTGCGGTTCGCGGAGCAGAACCGCGACGGCCGTCAGGCCGCCCGGGGATCGGTCTCCGGCCGCCTGCTGCAGGAAGCCGAGAGCGAGGCCGACCGGGCCGCCGCGGCGCTGGCGGAACTTCGCAGCCTGCAAACCTCCCTGCCGAAGCGGGCGGAGGCTCTCCGTCGGCGCCGCGACGCGCTCGCGGAGCAGACGGAATTGCGGATTGAGGAATCGAACCGGCTCGCCGCCGCCGCCGCCGCGGTGCGGGCCGCCGAGGCCCGCCGCGGGCAGGCGGAGGTGGCCCTGGAGATCGCCCGGCTGCGGCTGGACCGGATGACGTTGAGGTCCCCGGCCGACGGCCGCGTGCTGGCCGTGCTGGCCCCGCCCGGTTCGTTCGTCACCGGACAGGAGGCCCAGTCCAACGCGGAAGGCTCCGCCGTGGTGAGCCTTTACGACCCTGCGATGTTGCAGGTGCGGGCCGACGTGCGTTTGGAGGACGTCCCCCGGGTCGTCCGCGGCCAGCCGGTGACGGTGGAGACCGCCGCCGCCGACGAACCGATCGCCGGCCGCGTGCTGGAGACGACCTCCGCCGCGAACGTGCAGAAGAACACCCTGGAAGTAAAGGTCGCCCTCGAAAACCCGCCGCCGGCCGTACGGCCGGAGATGCTCGTCAAAGCGACCTTCCTCGCCCCGCCCAGCGACGAGGAATCCGTCGGCGAGGAGCAGCGGGAACGTCTGCTCGTCCCCCGCCGACTGGTCGAGGGCGAGGGCGACGCCCGCAGCGTCTGGCTCGCCGCGGCGGGGAACGTCGCCCGTCGGCAGCCGGTCACGCTTGGCGAGGCCGGGACGGAGGAGCTGATCGAGGTGAGCGACGGCCTCCGCCCCACCGACAAACTGCTCGTCGCCGGCCGCGAGGGGCTGGAGGACGGCGACCGCATCGAGATCACCGGCGAGGACGCCGGCTGA